The Glandiceps talaboti chromosome 9, keGlaTala1.1, whole genome shotgun sequence genome window below encodes:
- the LOC144440366 gene encoding bifunctional peptidase and (3S)-lysyl hydroxylase Jmjd7-like — protein MPNLALFWSVFVICFDTIGSLSSDPFPKDQRMDMDFPPLVKKTSDSGIPTGHLRPLGYQRKPDGKVKEYKEVLHPKQFWEDHVSKARPLVFRQAVIQSVAFQNWNDAYLRENYGDLDVLIEKKVENRGTSPQRMELGKFLDNYHREDWYVVTVLPDDMRKDLQVPKCLLCGTFREYLQECNFWMSSGGTASVLHYDADDNIHCLLDGRKDFIMINPKYGDYLDMVDKNKWSGSGFSTMDIDMINVFKNPDVVKAPWTWATLRPGDCIYIPAEYLHQVRSYGRSVAATYLFATDGEFKDTGCENTTLSYTSLADVEVMWTYKKGDKTIDMGFMNVEILRKGLIFMLKGQDKVYKETYAEHYREMEDKDDEPLPPLDDAWLILDKENNGYLTLNEILTMDREVLKEFARFIDPPHGPAAGEHDEL, from the exons ATGCCGAACCTTGCCTTATTTTGGAGCGTTTTTGTGATTTGTTTCGACACAATCGGGTCCTTATCAAGTGATCCATTTCCAAAAGACCAAAGAATGGACATGGATTTTCCTCCACTGGTAAAGAAGACGAGTGATTCAGGCATTCCTACTGGACATCTACGACCATTGG GTTATCAGAGAAAACCAGATGGAAAGGTCAAAGAGTACAAGGAGGTCCTTCACCCTAAACAATTCTGGGAGGATCATGTCAGTAAAGCACGCCCTCTAGTGTTCAGACAAGCTGTCATACAATCAGTTGCATTTCAAAATTGGAATGATGCCTACCTAAGAGAAAA TTATGGTGATTTAGATGTTCTTATTGAGAAGAAAGTGGAGAACCGTGGAACATCACCACAAAGGATGGAATTAGGCAAATTTCTAGATAACTATCATAGAGAAGATTGGTATGTTGTAACCGTACTGCCTGATGACATGAGAAAGGATTTACAG GTACCAAAATGTCTTCTGTGTGGTACTTTCCGGGAATATCTACAGGAGTGTAATTTCTGGATGAGTAGTGGTGGTACGGCATCTGTCCTACATTATGATGCAGATGATAACATTCATTGTCTACTGGATGGTAGAAAAGATTTTATAATGATAAATCCTAAATATGGTGATTATTTAGACATGGTAGATAAG AATAAATGGTCTGGATCAGGATTTTCTACCATGGATATTGATATGATTAATGTTTTCAAAAACCCAGATGTTGTAAAAGCACCATGGACTTGGGCAACACTTAGACCAGGGGATTGTATTTATATTCCAGCAG AATACCTGCATCAAGTCCGTTCATATGGTCGGAGTGTGGCAGCTACGTATCTCTTTGCAACTGATGGTGAATTCAAAGACACGGGATGTGAAAATACTACATTAAGTTACACGAGCCTTGCAGACGTTGAAGTCATGTGGACCTATAAGAAAGGAGATAAG ACAATTGACATGGGATTTATGAATGTTGAAATCTTGCGGAAGGGATTGATTTTTATGCTAAAAGGTCAAGATAAAGTCTATAAGGAGACCTATGCAGAACATTACCGTGAAATGGAAGATAAAGACGACGAACCACTTCCCCCATTAGATGAT GCATGGTTGATACTGGATAAGGAGAACAATGGCTATCTGACACTGAATGAGATCCTTACTATGGATAGAGAAGTATTAAAAGAGTTTGCCAGATTTATTGACCCACCACATGGACCAGCAGCTGGAGAACATGATGAACTTTAA
- the LOC144440018 gene encoding uncharacterized protein LOC144440018, which translates to MAAIPGTLRALRRMFTFIQILVYLINPSGYAEVTENVDIRNPADVIFPPIIETDDVSTPAGHLKPFGHQREPDDKVIEYDKVIHPKDFWENHVSKNIPLVFRGGAAHSSGLQKWTDEYLKERYGDLDVLIERKDEKRPQVKLRMKISYFLERYKERNWYIVSLLPNEMRHEVEAPGCLLCGNFQKNLQEMNLWMSNGGTASVIHFDADHNIHCLLEGRKDFIMIDPYYNIYLDLYKPEGAGSAFTSINVDSIDMLKFPAIDNVQWTWTTLLPGDCIYIPAEYVHQVRSYGRSISVTTLFTTHDVYNETDCRNFTLSPLSLNEVDIMWTYQKGDKTIDIGYGDLHSIREQLFMEASKDSGNVITKDDFRRMYDAFKRQHDEIVDFDEVWRILDKVDKGFITEQDIEEMDRETLKTFSHLTTSPAGPTEEYIISEKEMAIMMKFLESEEEVDERRRKEDSMDPGQHEEL; encoded by the exons ATGGCTGCGATCCCAGGCACACTCCGGGCGTTGCGCCGTATGTTTACATTTATACAAATACTCGTTTATCTGATCAACCCGTCCGGTTATGCCGAGGTCACTGAAAACGTCGACATCAGGAACCCGGCAGACGTAATATTTCCACCGATTATTGAAACAGACGACGTGTCGACACCAGCTGGGCATCTAAAACCGTTCG gcCACCAAAGAGAACCAGACGATAAAGTCATTGAATACGATAAAGTGATACACCCTAAAGATTTCTGGGAAAATCATGTCAGTAAAAACATTCCGTTGGTGTTTCGTGGTGGCGCTGCTCATTCATCAGGTCTACAGAAATGGACTGACGAGTATCTAAAAGAAAG ATACGGAGATCTCGATGTTTTGATTGAACGAAAAGATGAAAAGAGACCACAAGTAAAACTGAGAATGAAAATCTCTTATTTCCTGGAACGTTACAAGGAAAGAAATTGGTACATTGTTTCATTATTACCAAATGAAATGAGGCATGAGGTTGAG GCACCGGGATGTCTTCTTTGTGGGAATTTTCAGAAAAACTTGCAAGAAATGAATTTATGGATGAGTAATGGTGGCACTGCATCGGTGATACACTTTGATGCAGACCATAATATTCATTGTTTGTTGGAAGGAAGGAAAGACTTTATTATGATTGATCCTTATTATAACATATATTTAGACCTGTACAAG CCTGAAGGTGCTGGGTCTGCCTTCACTAGTATTAACGTCGATAGTATAGATATGCTGAAATTCCCAGCAATTGATAACGTGCAGTGGACGTGGACAACATTACTCCCTGGGGACTGTATCTACATACCTGCTGAATATGTTCACCAAGTACGCTCCTATGGACGTAGTATTTCAGTGACTACGTTGTTCACCACCcatgatgtatacaatgaaACTGACTGTCGTAATTTCACTTTAAGCCCACTGAGTCTTAATGAAGTGGATATAATGTGGACTTACCAGAAAGGTGATAAG ACAATTGACATTGGTTATGGCGACTTGCACTCGATTCGGGAACAGCTTTTCATGGAAGCATCGAAGGATAGTGGCAATGTAATAACTAAAGATGATTTTAGAAGAATGTATGACGCATTCAAAAGACAACACGATGAAATTGTTGATTTTGACGAG GTATGGCGAATTTTAGACAAAGTTGACAAAGGGTTTATAACAGAACAAGACATAGAGGAAATGGATCGAGAAACACTGAAAACATTCTCCCATTTAACAACATCCCCAGCTGGACCGACAGAGGAATACATTATCTCCGAAAAAGAAATGGCAATTATGATGAAGTTCTT
- the LOC144440376 gene encoding platelet-activating factor acetylhydrolase-like: MWRMATPRKHRGIPQGTGQYVVGCSDIMTGFSTEGSFLRLYYPSAVTSGGATIETSNKPLWLPRREYSDGYANFIKITSGIMKSLFHWFIASYRVPAYWKGPLLPNQVKSSLPVVVFTHGLGANRTTYTSICLDLASQGFVVAAVEHRDQSASATYYVHPSDVGDKDGHELVEQWIPYERPVPGEDEFPLRNKQVHQRAEECQKALNLLEKLNRGESVTNLLDRHSNHLEQFKGRFDLNRVAVAGHSFGGATSVQTLEKDSRFKCAVAMDIWMVPLEKTLAPSIKQPILFINTESFQWPGNIARMKRYIPDDVDQSERKMITILGTVHQSQADFSILLNAVLGKLFKCRGPLDPHVAMEINNRASLAFLCKFLDLEYDSKYDALLDGKHDHVIPGTNVKLDPNYKTKSGL, from the exons ATGTGGAGAATGGCCACACCAAGGAAACACCGTGGAATACCTCAAGGAACTGGACAATATGTAGTTGGTTGCTCTGATATAATGACTGGATTCTCAACTGAAGG GAGTTTTCTCAGGTTATACTACCCATCAGCTGTGACATCAGGAGGCGCTACCATAGAAACATCAAATAAACCACTGTGGTTACCTAGGAGAGAGTATAGTGATGGCTATgccaattttattaaaattaccTCTGGAATAATGAAGTCTCTTTTCCACTGGTTTATAG CTTCTTATAGAGTTCCTGCTTATTGGAAAGGACCACTACTTCCAAATCAGGTTAAATCTTCATTACCAGTGGTTGTATTTACCCATGGCCTTGGTGCCAATAGAACTACATACACATCTATCTGTCTAGATTTGGCATCTCAGGGGTTTGTTGTCGCAGCTGTCGAACATAG AGACCAGTCAGCATCTGCCACCTATTACGTTCATCCTTCTGATGTTGGTGATAAGGATGGCCATGAATTAGTTGAACAATGGATTCCATATGAAAGACCTGTACCTGGTGAAGATGAATTTCCTCTAAGAAATAAACAG GTTCACCAAAGAGCTGAAGAATGTCAAAAAGCTTTGAATCTGCTGGAAAAACTAAACCGGGGAGAAAGTGTTACCAATTTACTGGACAGACACAGTAACCATCTAGAACAATTTAAG GGTCGCTTTGATCTAAACAGAGTAGCTGTTGCCGGCCATTCTTTTGGGGGAGCTACTTCTGTACAAACTTTAGAGAAAGACAGTAGATTCAA ATGTGCTGTTGCCATGGATATCTGGATGGTACCATTGGAGAAAACACTAGCACCTAGCATCAAACAACCAATTCTGTTTATTAACACGGAATCATTCCAATGGCCTGGAAATATAGCAAGGATGAAGAGATATATCCCTGATGATGTAGATCAGAGTGAGAGAAAAATGATCACTATTTT AGGTACTGTTCATCAAAGTCAAGCAGATTTTTCAATACTTCTAAATGCTGTGTTGGGTAAACTATTTAAATGCAGAGGACCACTAGACCCACATGTTGCCATGGAGATAAACAACAGAGCATCATTGGCATTCTTGTGCAAGTTTTTAG ATTTAGAGTATGATAGTAAATATGACGCCTTGTTGGATGGAAAGCATGACCATGTGATCCCAGGAACAAACGTCAAATTAGATCCCAATTACAAGACAAAATCTGGACTTTGA
- the LOC144440017 gene encoding platelet-activating factor acetylhydrolase-like — MATNARLPEGRGPYTVGCMDVMTGKQITDGSFFRLFYPSSVKSLKESNQSIPGIPWFPREEYTDFYRISPETQYATDDYYVKVTQEDKDKLRSCVVPVVDNGQVLAIEDKPTFPIIIYSHGLGSSRFQYSALCVDLVSQGFIVAAVEHRDNSAGTTYLLKENDTGTLAEEWVHFILSKPSKDEFALRNQQVKKRALECSRVLDVLEGLNNGDDIDNVLDRNSNLEQFKGRLDNKRVAVVGHSFGGGTTIQTLYQDQRFRCAIGLDSWIFPLDVKSIAKSIQQPFLLINDERFQWAGNIVRMNRLLLRDAPSQRKLITIMGTDHDNQTDLPLILDYWKDQHRIDPLVAMGIQNDAIIAFMSRHTGLEYNTSMDLILKGQNPHVIEGTNIRLAPKKAKL; from the exons ATGGCAACCAACGCGAGATTACCAGAGGGAAGAGGTCCGTACACAGTTGGATGTATGGACGTAATGACAGGGAAACAGATAACAGACGG GAGTTTTTTCCGACTATTCTATCCATCCTCTGTAAAATCCCTCAAAGAATCTAATCAATCAATTCCCGGAATTCCTTGGTTCCCACGTGAAGAATACACAGACTTTTACAGGATATCACCGGAAACACAGTATGCAACGGATGACTACTATGTCAAAGTAACCCAGGAAGACAAAGACAAGCTAA GGTCATGTGTTGTTCCTGTGGTTGACAATGGTCAAGTGTTAGCTATTGAAGACAAACCAACATTTCCTATTATAATCTATTCTCATGGTCTGGGGTCATCTCGCTTTcaatacagcgccctctgtgttgACTTAGTGTCACAAGGCTTTATTGTTGCAGCAGTAGAGCACAG agACAATTCTGCAGGAACTACTTATCTACTCAAAGAGAATGATACTGGCACACTAGCAGAAGAATGGGTACACTTTATTTTATCCAAACCAAGTAAAGATGAATTTGCTTTGAGAAACCAACAG GTGAAAAAACGAGCTTTGGAATGTTCAAGAGTGTTAGATGTACTAGAAGGTCTAAACAATGGGGATGATATCGACAATGTATTAGACAGAAATTCAAACCTCGAACAGTTCAAA GGTCGTCTAGACAACAAGAGGGTAGCTGTTGTTGGACATTCATTTGGTGGCGGTACAACTATCCAAACTTTATATCAAGATCAAAGATTCAG ATGTGCTATTGGTTTAGATTCCTGGATATTTCCACTTGATGTCAAATCTATAGCAAAATCCATCCAGCAACCGTTTTTGTTAATTAATGATGAACGATTCCAATGGGCTGGTAATATTGTACGGATGAACCGACTATTACTTCGAGATGCTCCATCACAAAGAAAACTTATAACAATAAT GGGTACTGACCATGACAACCAAACTGACTTGCCACTTATTCTGGATTATTGGAAGGACCAACACAGGATTGATCCACTAGTTGCCATGGGGATACAGAATGATGCAATTATAGCATTTATGTCCAGACATACAG GACTGGAGTACAATACATCTATGGATCTGATCCTAAAAGGACAAAATCCTCACGTTATTGAAGGAACCAATATTAGACTGGCACCAAAGAAAGctaaattataa